One genomic segment of Panicum virgatum strain AP13 chromosome 2N, P.virgatum_v5, whole genome shotgun sequence includes these proteins:
- the LOC120661873 gene encoding uncharacterized protein LOC120661873 isoform X1 has translation MADGTDEPIAVEVPSFARATSIRLHVLNLHLTPPAQGGDFPVLEMLSIVASGFDIGPLISRCSCLRVLEVVAYDRVVHTITVHSVTIEELLVTGDGWLRGLDIVAPMLKKFTLRESVDKDFVMSLFAPKVENLSWSCSVCFYPETVVIDASGMWRLDILKLETQESGFVLSLHNSATHTRNLQEMFQLPNISVLELKVKTSNGVESTEDL, from the exons ATGGCGGACGGGACGGATGAACCCATCGCCGTCGAGGTGCCTTCCTTTGCCCGCGCAACATCGATCAGGCTGCATGTTCTCAACCTCCACCTGACACCACCGGCGCAAGGCGGTGATTTCCCGGTGCTAGAGATGCTTTCAATTGTTGCTAGCGGCTTCGATATCGGCCCCCTGATCTCACGATGCTCATGCCTGCGGGTGCTAGAGGTGGTGGCTTATGATCGGGTTGTCCACACCATCACGGTCCACTCGGTGACCATCGAGGAGCTTCTTGTGACCGGTGATGGGTGGCTCCGTGGTCTTGACATCGTGGCACCAATGCTGAAGAAATTCACCTTGCGTGAGTCCGTGGACAAGGATTTCGTCATGTCATTGTTCGCACCTAAGGTGGAGAATCTTTCGTGGAGTTGTTCGGTTTGCTTTTATCCTGAAACTGTAGTGATTGATGCGTCTGGGATGTGGAGGCTGGATATACTGAAGTTAGAGACTCAGGAGAGCGGCTTTGTGCTAAGTTTGCAT AATTCTGCAACACATACGCGAAACTTGCAAGAAATGTTCCAGCTTCCTAACATTTCTGTTTTGGAGCTAAAAGTCAAAACAAGCAATGGTGTTGAATCTACTGAGGATTTGTAA
- the LOC120661869 gene encoding uncharacterized protein LOC120661869: METRSARRRRLSAQGGAGGGLDRIGGLHDDLLIQILGRLRCAAAAARTSALCRRWRGSGLWKHLPELSFRDIAHGAIEAALAQVALSKLSLLDIEITDRVPAEAVASLLRAAARLDPADLSFVVSWVVQTDEMVPIEVPSFPRATSITLRLHKLHLALPAQGGEFPALERLSITSGRFDTGVLVSRCPHLRVLELIHCWGIETMTVHSATIEELLVISGKLRGVDIMTPMLKKFTLHSDVSVDFGMSLLAPEVENLSWKCWSHGEFLLPGEALAVGIDGIWRLVRLELGTGRSGFTLSLDIGRSYCVLQERNLQEMFPFPKISILELNLDTRGHVYGGVVLNLLSIWNGIQRLKLVIDRDMLKDEACPPNCPCDQPQNWRSQNISLMGLEVLEIKNFKGSGHEVDFLKLLFRCAPLTKVTVKLAPNVVTYSRGCKDVLKVFRANPSADCHVYNRRGTEVILLSSNKNVIYGCASTRCSRT; encoded by the exons ATGGAAACTcgatccgcccgccgccgccgcctcagcgCCCAGGGGGGCGCTGGCGGTGGACTGGACCGCATCGGCGGGCTCCACGACGACCTGCTCATCCAGATCCTCGGCCGactccgctgcgccgccgccgccgcccgcaccagCGCCCTCTGCCGCCGGTGGCGGGGGAGCGGCCTGTGGAAGCACCTCCCCGAGCTCTCCTTCCGCGACATCGCGCACGGCGCAATCGAAGCCGCCCTCGCCCAGGTAGCCCTCTCGAAGCTGTCCCTCCTCGACATCGAGATCACCGACAGGGTCCCCGCCGAAGCCGTCGCCTCGCTgcttcgcgccgccgcgcgtctgGACCCGGCGGACCTGAGCTTCGTGGTATCCTGGGTGGTCCAAACTGATGAAATGGTCCCCATCGAGGTGCCTTCCTTTCCCCGCGCAACATCGATCACGCTGCGCCTTCACAAGCTCCACCTAGCGCTACCGGCGCAAGGCGGTGAGTTCCCGGCGCTGGAGAGGCTCTCCATCACAAGCGGCCGCTTCGATACCGGTGTTCTGGTCTCACGATGCCCACACCTGCGCGTTCTAGAGTTGATTCACTGTTGGGGTATCGAGACCATGACTGTCCACTCGGCGACCATAGAGGAGCTCCTTGTGATCAGCGGTAAGCTTCGAGGTGTTGACATCATGACACCCATGCTGAAGAAATTCACCTTGCATAGCGACGTGTCTGTGGATTTCGGCATGTCACTGTTAGCGCCTGAGGTGGAGAATCTCTCGTGGAAGTGCTGGTCCCATGGCGAGTTTCTCCTTCCAGGTGAGGCATTAGCAGTAGGGATCGACGGGATTTGGCGCCTTGTTCGTCTGGAGTTGGGGACAGGACGAAGCGGCTTCACCCTCAGCTTGGACATAGGAAGATCG TATTGTGTATTACAAGAGCGAAACTTGCAAGAAATGTTCCCGTTTCCTAAAATTTCTATTTTGGAGCTAAATCTCGATACACGTGGTCATGTGTATGGAGGAGTGGTGTTGAATCTACTGAGTATTTGGAATGGTATACAAAGGCTTAAGCTGGTCATCGATCGTGATATG TTAAAGGATGAAGCTTGCCCGCCAAACTGTCCTTGTGATCAACCACAAAACTGGAGAAGTCAGAATATCTCCTTGATGGGTCTTGAAGTATTAGAAATAAAAAACTTCAAAGGAAGTGGCCATGAAGTTGATTTCTTGAAGCTTCTGTTCAGATGCGCACCGCTGACGAAAGTCACTGTGAAACTGGCCCCCAATGTTGTAACATATAGCAGAGGATGCAAGGATGTCCTCAAAGTTTTCAGGGCGAATCCATCTGCAGACTGCCATGTTTACAATAGACGTGGCACTGAGGTTATCTTACTTTCCTCAAACAAAAATGTTATCTACGGATGTGCTTCTACTAGATGCAGCCGGACATAA
- the LOC120661874 gene encoding cytochrome c oxidase subunit 6b-1-like, which produces MAAEGKAPSLAEEYSLPPQEVQLQNPSEEKSAASTVAEVVPEKSAETPPANEATVAVEETSETSEVKEASEEPEAEASPAAEESGEVAEESSDAAEETADEKPEIKIETAPADFRFPTTNQTRHCFTRYVEYHRCVAAKGEGAPECEKFAKYYRSLCPSEWVERWNEQRENGTFPGPL; this is translated from the exons ATGGCTGCGGAAGGCAAGGCTCCGTCGCTCGCGGAG GAGTATTCACTCCCACCCCAGGAGGTCCAGTTGCAAAATCCATCTGAAGAGAAATCTGCTGCTAGCACTGTGGCTGAAGTTGTTCCCGAGAAAAGTGCTGAAACCCCACCAGCTAATGAGGCTACTGTTGCTGTTGAAGAAACAAGTGAAACTTCAGAGGTGAAGGAAGCCTCTGAGGAgccagaagctgaggcaagcCCTGCTGCTGAAGAAAGTGGTGAGGTTGCTGAAGAAAGCAGTGATGCTGCTGAGGAAACAGCTGATGAAAAACCAGAAATTAAG ATCGAGACAGCTCCAGCAGATTTTCGTTTCCCAACAACAAATCAAACAAGACATTGCTTCACGCGCTATGTTGAATATCATAG GTGTGTAGCTGCAAAAGGGGAGGGTGCTCCTGAGTGTGAAAAGTTTGCTAAGTACTACAGATCACTCTGCCCAAGTGAATGG GTTGAGCGTTGGAATGAGCAACGTGAAAATGGCACATTCCCCGGACCCTTATAA
- the LOC120661868 gene encoding pentatricopeptide repeat-containing protein At4g28010-like translates to MRRRPDPRLVRSLATASTSPAAPTPPPASKPPRPAAPFLAVLLRRGRAVAASLLNRRLRAAPAPEARALLSALPSVRDAVSYNTVLAALCRRGGDLPAALSLLGDMSREPQPGARPTAVSYTAVMRGLCAARRADEAVGLLRTMQARGVRPDVVTYGTLIQGLCDAAEVDGAVELLNEMCGSGIEPNVVVYSCLLRGYCKSGRWQDVGKVFEEMSRRGIQPDVIMFTGLIDSLCKEGKTGKAAKVKDMMVERGLEPNAVTYNVLINSLCKEGSVREAMTLKKEMVQKGVAPDAVTYNTLIAGLSGVLEMDEAMGLLEEMIQGDIVVEPDVFTYNSVIHGLCKIGRMFQAVKVREMMAERGCLCDLATYNCLIGGFLRVHKVKMAMMLMNELASSGLNPDSFTYSILINGFSKMWEVDRAEKFLCTMRENGLEPELAHYIPLLAAMCQQGMMERATILFNEMDKNCRLDVVAYSTMIHGACKSGDKKMVKQLIKDMLGEGLTPDAVTYSIIINMFAKFSDLEEAEKVLRQMTASGFGPDVAVFDSLIKGYSAEGQINKVLELISEMRAKNVALDSKIISTIATSLTDEHKKMLLEVLPDFSKELLQGNTAPGVHELTM, encoded by the coding sequence ATGAGGAGGCGCCCAGATCCCCGTCTCGTCCGGTCCCTCGCCACTGCCTCCACCTCACCCGCCGCGCCAACCCCGCCCCCGGCCTCGaagccgccccgccccgccgcgccgttcCTCGCCGTGCTCCTGCGCCGGGGCCGCGCGGTCGCCGCGTCGCTCCtcaaccgccgcctccgcgcggcgCCCGCCCCGGAGGCCCGCGCCCTGCTCTCCGCGCTCCCGTCCGTCCGCGACGCCGTGTCCTACAACACCGTCCTTGCcgcgctctgccgccgcgggggCGACCTCCCCGCGGCGCTCTCCCTCCTCGGCGACATGTCGCGGGAGCCCCAGCCGGGCGCCCGCCCCACCGCCGTCTCCTACACCGCGGTCATgcgcgggctctgcgcggcgcggcgcgcggacgAGGCCGTCGGCTTGCTCCGGACCATGCAGGCCCGCGGCGTCCGTCCCGACGTCGTCACGTACGGCACGCTCATCCAGGGGCTGTGCGACGCCGCGGAGGTCGACGGGGCCGTGGAGCTGCTGAATGAGATGTGCGGCAGTGGTATCGAGCCGAACGTGGTTGTGTACAGCTGCTTGCTGCGGGGGTACTGCAAGTCCGGCCGGTGGCAGGACGTAGGCAAGGTGTTTGAGGAAATGTCCCGGCGGGGGATTCAGCCGGATGTTATCATGTTCACTGGTTTAATCGACAGCCTGTGTAAAGAGGGGAAGACAGGAAAGGCCGCAAAGGTGAAGGACATGATGGTGGAGCGGGGCTTGGAGCCAAATGCAGTGACATACAATGTGCTAATCAATTCCCTGTGCAAGGAAGGATCGGTGAGGGAGGCAATGACACTAAAGAAGGAGATGGTACAAAAAGGGGTGGCGCCGGATGCTGTGACATACAACACCCTGATTGCTGGTCTTTCTGGCGTGCTCGAGATGGATGAGGCAATGGGATTGCTTGAGGAGATGATCCAAGGTGATATTGTGGTTGAGCCTGATGTGTTCACGTACAACTCGGTTATACATGGACTATGTAAGATTGGTCGGATGTTCCAAGCAGTCAAAGTTCGTGAGATGATGGCTGAGAGGGGGTGTCTGTGTGACTTGGCGACCTACAATTGTCTGATTGGTGGATTCCTTAGGGTCCACAAAGTTAAGATGGCTATGATGCTAATGAATGAGCTGGCTAGTTCTGGATTGAATCCTGATTCATTCACCTATAGCATTCTGATAAATGGCTTCAGCAAGATGTGGGAAGTTGACCGTGCGGAAAAGTTCTTGTGTACAATGAGAGAAAATGGCTTAGAACCTGAGCTAGCTCACTATATTCCTTTGCTTGCAGCTATGTGTCAACAGGGAATGATGGAGCGGGCTACCATTTTGTTCAATGAAATGGATAAGAACTGCAGGCTTGATGTTGTCGCATATAGCACAATGATCCATGGTGCTTGCAAATCTGGGGATAAAAAAATGGTTAAACAATTGATTAAAGATATGCTTGGTGAGGGTCTGACTCCTGATGCCGTGACATATTCTATTATAATCAACATGTTTGCAAAATTTAGTGACCTAGAAGAAGCCGAGAAGGTTCTTAGACAGATGACTGCGAGTGGCTTTGGACCTGACGTTGCTGTTTTTGATTCACTGATCAAAGGTTACAGTGCTGAAGGCCAGATAAACAAGGTTCTGGAATTAATTAGTGAAATGAGAGCCAAGAATGTAGCTCTTGATTCTAAAATTATATCTACTATTGCCACTTCTCTGACagatgaacataaaaaaatgcTACTGGAGGTGCTACCCGATTTCTCTAAAGAACTGTTGCAAGGCAACACCGCCCCAGGAGTTCATGAACTCACTATGTAA
- the LOC120661873 gene encoding uncharacterized protein LOC120661873 isoform X2, whose amino-acid sequence MADGTDEPIAVEVPSFARATSIRLHVLNLHLTPPAQGGDFPVLEMLSIVASGFDIGPLISRCSCLRVLEVVAYDRVVHTITVHSVTIEELLVTGDGWLRGLDIVAPMLKKFTLRESVDKDFVMSLFAPKNSATHTRNLQEMFQLPNISVLELKVKTSNGVESTEDL is encoded by the exons ATGGCGGACGGGACGGATGAACCCATCGCCGTCGAGGTGCCTTCCTTTGCCCGCGCAACATCGATCAGGCTGCATGTTCTCAACCTCCACCTGACACCACCGGCGCAAGGCGGTGATTTCCCGGTGCTAGAGATGCTTTCAATTGTTGCTAGCGGCTTCGATATCGGCCCCCTGATCTCACGATGCTCATGCCTGCGGGTGCTAGAGGTGGTGGCTTATGATCGGGTTGTCCACACCATCACGGTCCACTCGGTGACCATCGAGGAGCTTCTTGTGACCGGTGATGGGTGGCTCCGTGGTCTTGACATCGTGGCACCAATGCTGAAGAAATTCACCTTGCGTGAGTCCGTGGACAAGGATTTCGTCATGTCATTGTTCGCACCTAAG AATTCTGCAACACATACGCGAAACTTGCAAGAAATGTTCCAGCTTCCTAACATTTCTGTTTTGGAGCTAAAAGTCAAAACAAGCAATGGTGTTGAATCTACTGAGGATTTGTAA
- the LOC120661870 gene encoding GEM-like protein 1, with protein MDPKPDANAPAASAPAEHAAYPRLSPEEMAPPPPPVVPPAGANPYVLSAPSPNPPAKSATNNLREMFGMVGKKFNEAARKTEGIAGDVWQHLKTGSSMTDTAMGRIAQISKVISEGGYDKIFRQTFECLPDEKLKKVYVCYLSTSHGPIMGVLYLSTVKIAFGSDSPVKYVTEDNKAESSFYKVVLPIPHLRSVNPTASPQNPAERYIQVVSVDNHEFWFMGFVNYDSAVKNLQEAVRGVHGA; from the exons ATGGATCCCAAGCCCGACGCCAACGCGCCCgcggcctcggcgccggcggagcACGCGGCGTACCCGCGCCTGTCCCCGGAggagatggcgccgccgccgccgcccgtcgtgccgccggccggcgccaaCCCCTACGTGCTCTCCGCCCCGTCGCCCAACCCGCCCGCCAAGA GCGCTACGAACAATCTGAGGGAGATGTTCGGTATGGTGGGGAAGAAGTTCAACGAGGCCGCGCGCAAGACCGAGGGCATCGCCGGCGACGTCTGGCAGCACC TCAAAACTGGATCTAGCATGACGGATActgcaatggggaggattgCTCAGATATCAAAGGTCATATCTGAGGGTGGTTACGACAAGATATTTCGTCAGACTTTCGAGTGCTTGCCTgatgagaagctcaagaaggtgTATGTGTGCTACCTATCGACATCTCATGGGCCGATCATGGGCGTCCTGTATCTCTCGACTGTCAAGATTGCATTTGGTAGTGACAGCCCTGTGAAATATGTAACTGAGGACAACAAAGCCGAGTCATCCTTTTACAAG GTTGTTTTACCCATTCCCCACTTGAGATCAGTTAACCCCACGGCAAGTCCACAAAACCCTGCAGAGAGGTATATTCAGGTTGTCTCTGTTGATAACCATGAGTTCTGGTTCATGGGTTTCGTGAACTACGATAGTGCTGTGAAGAATCTCCAGGAGGCTGTTCGTGGTGTTCATGGCGCCTGA